Within Candidatus Methylomirabilota bacterium, the genomic segment GTTGGCCTCGCATCTCCGACGTCCGCGATCGCCGCCGGAACCGCGGGCGATAACGTCTGACTTTCCCGATTTCGCTCCTTTTCGGCAAAGTGTCGCGAAATGCTCATCATGAGCCGGTCGTTGCAAAACCTTGGCCCCGGGGCGATGTGGAGGGAAGAAGTCAGGCGGCAGCGGGACAGCTCTGGAGTCTACAGAAACTTTAGAGCGCATCGAGCCGGGGGGCGGACGCTTTTCGTGGGAAGGAGCCCGTGCGGCATCGGCCGCCCCGAACGGCATCATCCCTCGGGCGAGGGGCCGCGCGGTCGAGCGTGCAGTCATGAGCGGCCGCCCGATTCGCCCTCGTGGAGAATTCGGAGCACCGTGTCCGCGGCGTCGTCCACGCCCATGCCGGCGTCAGTGAGGCGGCCCACGGCGCCGATAATAGCGATCATCGGGTCGGACGCGGCGAGCTGAAATCGGAGGCTAGGCGACATAAAGCCCGTTCTCAGTCGTTCTCAGTCGTTCTCAGCATCGGGTGCGCGCCGCGGCGGCGCGGAGACGCGCTCGTGCAAGCGGTCATCAAGCGCGGCCGGCCGCGCGACATCGCGATGTTCTTGATCCTGAGGTACACCGGCATGCGACGTGATTCGGTCGTCACGCTGAAGGTGAAGAATCTCGATGGCGACTGGGGGCTACGCGGGGTGCGCGTCAAGGGCGGCACGACGCGCGACATCCCGGTCCCTGAGCCGGTAATGACGTACCTGCACACGTACGTGCAGGATGTGCTTCCGCGCGTGGTTAAAAACGTCGCGCCGGACACGCCGCTGTTTTGGTCCAGGTGGAGTCGCCCGGTAGTCGGCCGGACCGTGCGGCCGATGAACGGCAAGAATCTCTGGCGGCTCACGAAGTTCTACGGCCGTATGGTCGGTGCCCCCGAGCTGAAGCCGCACGATCTGCGCCACGGCGTCGCCATGGAGATGTACGGCGAGCACGGGGATCTCGAAAAGGTCCGCGCGCTGCTCGGCCACACGCGCTTCGACACGACCCAGATCTACGCGTCGATCCGACCCGCGCAGCTCAAGCGCGCGGTCGGCTTCTACGACGAGAAAGCGAGGCGGATGCTCGGCGCCTGAGGTGAACGACGCGTCCGTGTTTGAAGAAGTTGCTGCAGCGCGAAACAAAGTTCTTCAAACACGCAGCGTTAAACATCAATGAAATTCGAATGGTGGCCCCAACGGGATTCGAACCCGTGTTTGCAGTCCGCCACGCGCTTTCGTATTGGTCGAAGGAAGTTAGGCGCTGTTGACTAAACGCTTGCACTCCCGGGATTGAAACGCGCTCGTGATTTACGTCCCCCTCGCCGTTCTGAATCGCACGCGTTCTCATCAGCCGAGACACAGCTGAAAAGTTTGGGGCAGAGCCTGGAATCGACGCGCGAATTTCCTGGGAAACTGGGAATCGGACC encodes:
- a CDS encoding site-specific integrase, with protein sequence MQAVIKRGRPRDIAMFLILRYTGMRRDSVVTLKVKNLDGDWGLRGVRVKGGTTRDIPVPEPVMTYLHTYVQDVLPRVVKNVAPDTPLFWSRWSRPVVGRTVRPMNGKNLWRLTKFYGRMVGAPELKPHDLRHGVAMEMYGEHGDLEKVRALLGHTRFDTTQIYASIRPAQLKRAVGFYDEKARRMLGA